A single window of Microbispora hainanensis DNA harbors:
- a CDS encoding VWA domain-containing protein yields the protein MTRRLRAAVCAAAAAATLVAGVGTAYAAPGVTPADVTLDLARGESKTIDKTVSTPVVPPKPDIAFLIDTTGSMGGVISNVRTNANAIFSNVASAQPDAQFAVAEYKDAADSTPFRVAQNLTGDPADVTAGINSLSASGGGDFPEDGINALYQVATGALSFRPDSTRIVLLIGDAPSHDPSGGHSLADAISALKAADITVLAFDLAGLNSSGQAAAITDATDGQLFSGLNPSEVSDTILSALHNLPVTVTHKLRDCDPNLSVSLTPDSRTVTSGEDAAFSEKVTVGDGAAPGSTLTCKVDFLVNDVLSPGFTETITEHVPKATPKITTTPSGETPAGGNVSDTATLSGGHHPTGTVKFELFGPGDTECETPIATRTGSVSDSGTATSGDIPAGGVGTYRWVASYSGDDANTPVTSECGEEVEVVKATPGIATTPSGSVPAGGAVSDTATVSGGFHPTGTVEFQLYAPGDTDCKTPIATRTGDLSGSGTAASGDVTIGAAGTYRWTATYSGDANNNSVTSPCSDEEVKVTPQRLTGRAYGLTAGASLAGLQLVNIARTPDTGPVSTTSSGSTSVPCTATLSGLISAHALCAKVVTTEFPGKSEATASIDDTSIGITGIPVITIGAIKSSSTTTCSGSSGTTTIASLKVGNTVVISAPTNIAPNTTINVGVVKLVLNEQIPFTTPDKGLTVNAVHVTVNALGLAKTNVVLASAESDIGNCP from the coding sequence ATGACGCGACGATTACGGGCCGCCGTGTGCGCGGCCGCGGCCGCTGCGACGCTGGTCGCCGGGGTGGGGACGGCGTACGCCGCGCCCGGGGTCACCCCCGCGGACGTGACGCTCGACCTGGCCCGCGGCGAATCGAAGACGATCGACAAAACCGTCTCCACTCCGGTCGTCCCGCCCAAGCCGGATATCGCTTTCCTGATCGACACGACAGGCAGCATGGGCGGGGTCATATCCAACGTGCGGACCAACGCGAACGCCATTTTCTCCAATGTCGCCTCGGCACAGCCGGACGCCCAGTTCGCGGTCGCCGAATACAAGGACGCGGCGGACTCGACTCCATTTCGGGTGGCGCAGAATCTCACCGGCGACCCGGCCGATGTCACCGCCGGCATCAATTCGCTGTCCGCGTCGGGCGGAGGCGACTTCCCCGAAGACGGCATCAACGCCCTGTACCAGGTCGCCACGGGAGCGCTCTCCTTCCGGCCGGACAGCACCCGGATCGTGTTGCTGATCGGAGACGCCCCCAGCCACGACCCCAGCGGCGGCCACTCGCTGGCCGACGCGATCAGCGCCCTGAAAGCGGCCGACATCACCGTGCTCGCCTTCGACCTGGCCGGGCTGAACTCGAGCGGGCAGGCGGCCGCGATCACCGACGCCACCGACGGACAGCTGTTCTCCGGCCTCAACCCCTCGGAGGTCAGCGACACCATCCTGTCGGCCCTGCACAACCTGCCGGTCACGGTCACCCACAAGCTGCGCGACTGCGACCCGAACCTGTCGGTCTCCCTGACCCCGGACAGCCGTACGGTGACCAGCGGCGAGGATGCCGCGTTCTCCGAGAAGGTCACCGTCGGCGACGGAGCCGCGCCGGGAAGCACCCTCACCTGCAAGGTGGACTTCCTGGTCAACGACGTCCTGTCGCCCGGGTTCACCGAAACGATCACCGAGCACGTCCCGAAGGCGACCCCGAAGATCACCACGACGCCGTCGGGCGAGACGCCCGCGGGCGGAAACGTCTCGGACACCGCGACCCTGTCCGGCGGCCACCACCCGACGGGCACCGTCAAGTTCGAGCTGTTCGGACCCGGCGACACCGAGTGCGAGACGCCCATCGCCACCCGCACCGGATCGGTGTCGGACAGCGGCACGGCGACGTCCGGCGACATCCCGGCGGGCGGCGTGGGCACCTACCGGTGGGTGGCCTCCTACAGCGGCGACGACGCCAACACCCCGGTCACCTCCGAATGCGGTGAGGAGGTCGAGGTCGTCAAGGCCACCCCGGGCATCGCCACCACGCCGTCGGGGTCGGTCCCGGCCGGCGGCGCCGTCTCCGACACCGCCACGGTCTCCGGCGGGTTCCACCCCACCGGCACCGTCGAATTCCAGCTGTACGCGCCCGGCGACACCGACTGCAAGACGCCGATCGCCACCCGCACCGGCGACCTGTCCGGCAGCGGCACCGCCGCGTCCGGCGACGTGACCATCGGCGCGGCCGGCACCTACCGGTGGACCGCCACCTACAGCGGCGACGCCAACAACAACTCCGTCACCTCGCCGTGCAGCGACGAGGAGGTCAAGGTCACGCCGCAGCGGCTGACCGGACGGGCCTACGGCCTGACCGCCGGCGCCTCCCTGGCCGGCCTGCAACTGGTCAACATCGCACGCACCCCGGACACCGGCCCCGTCTCCACCACGTCGTCCGGCAGCACCTCGGTCCCCTGCACCGCCACCCTCAGCGGGCTGATCAGCGCGCACGCCCTGTGCGCCAAGGTCGTCACCACCGAGTTCCCCGGCAAGTCGGAGGCCACCGCCTCCATCGACGACACCTCCATCGGGATCACCGGCATCCCCGTGATCACCATCGGGGCCATCAAGTCCAGCTCCACCACCACCTGCTCCGGATCGAGCGGGACCACCACGATCGCCTCCCTCAAGGTCGGCAACACGGTGGTCATCTCGGCGCCGACGAACATCGCGCCCAACACCACGATCAACGTCGGCGTGGTGAAGCTGGTCCTCAACGAGCAGATCCCGTTCACCACGCCCGACAAGGGCCTGACCGTCAACGCGGTTCACGTCACCGTCAACGCCCTCGGCCTGGCCAAGACCAACGTGGTCCTGGCCTCCGCCGAGAGCGACATCGGCAACTGCCCGTGA
- a CDS encoding ribokinase, whose protein sequence is MISVFGSANMDLVAYVAQAPKPGETVTGREFRTIPGGKGANQAIAAARAGADVAFFGAVGDDAFGPGLRAALAEAGVDTTGLRVVPGPSGVAHIVVQDGGDNSIIVVPGANGAVTGPDGRDAEVIARSDALLLQLELPMDAVVAAAHVPGAEVILTPAPAVPLPAELLEAVDLIVPNEHEAAALTGRDDPGDALEALLGLVPEAVVTLGARGALYGSREGVRLHEPAVPVRAVDTTAAGDTFAAALAVARTEGADPARALRFASAAAALSVQREGASTSMPHRHEIDHLMEEGL, encoded by the coding sequence ATGATCTCGGTGTTCGGCAGCGCCAACATGGACCTGGTGGCGTACGTCGCCCAGGCCCCCAAGCCGGGTGAGACCGTCACGGGCCGGGAGTTCCGCACGATTCCCGGCGGCAAGGGAGCCAACCAGGCGATCGCCGCGGCCCGCGCGGGCGCCGACGTGGCCTTCTTCGGAGCCGTGGGGGACGACGCGTTCGGGCCGGGGCTGCGGGCCGCGCTCGCCGAGGCGGGCGTGGACACCACCGGGCTGCGGGTCGTGCCCGGCCCGTCGGGCGTCGCCCACATCGTCGTGCAGGACGGCGGCGACAACTCGATCATCGTGGTGCCCGGCGCGAACGGCGCGGTCACCGGGCCGGACGGGCGGGACGCGGAGGTCATCGCCCGGTCCGACGCGCTGCTTCTGCAACTGGAGCTGCCGATGGACGCCGTGGTCGCCGCGGCCCACGTGCCCGGCGCGGAGGTGATCCTGACCCCGGCCCCGGCCGTGCCGCTGCCCGCCGAGCTGCTGGAGGCCGTCGACCTCATCGTGCCCAACGAGCACGAGGCGGCGGCCCTCACCGGCCGCGACGACCCCGGCGACGCGCTGGAGGCGCTGCTCGGCCTCGTCCCCGAGGCCGTCGTCACCCTGGGCGCCCGGGGCGCCCTGTACGGCTCGCGCGAGGGCGTCCGCCTGCACGAGCCCGCCGTACCGGTGCGGGCGGTGGACACGACGGCGGCGGGCGACACCTTCGCGGCGGCGCTGGCCGTCGCCAGGACCGAGGGGGCCGATCCGGCGCGGGCGCTGCGCTTCGCCTCGGCCGCCGCGGCGCTGTCGGTGCAGCGGGAGGGCGCCAGCACCTCCATGCCCCACCGCCACGAGATCGACCACCTGATGGAGGAGGGACTGTGA
- a CDS encoding ABC transporter substrate-binding protein: MSRPRLTRLLSVALAAATAAVLAACGDGAASGTSGGGGDAADRTIRIAYQAFPSGDLIVKNKGWLEQALPGYTVKWTKFDSGASINTAFVAKSVDIAAIGSSPVARGLSAPLNIPYQVAFVLDVAGDNEALVARDGTGISSVEGLRGRKVATPFASTSHYSLLAALDKAGVRESEVNIVDLEPQDILASWTRGDIDAAYVWLPTLDEIKKTGKTIISSRELATAGKPTLDLGVVSTAFVQAHPDVVDAWRKAEARALDLIADDPDAAAQAVGAELNIGKDAAKEQLSQGVFLRPADLSSPEWLGTPDKVGGLAQNLVSAAQFLKDQQKIDAVPDLATVERAIYTKGLPDVLAP, translated from the coding sequence ATGTCACGACCACGCCTCACGCGCCTGCTCTCCGTCGCCCTGGCCGCCGCGACGGCCGCCGTCCTCGCCGCGTGCGGCGACGGCGCGGCCTCCGGCACGAGCGGAGGCGGCGGCGACGCGGCGGACCGCACCATCCGCATCGCCTATCAGGCGTTCCCCAGCGGGGACCTCATCGTGAAGAACAAGGGGTGGCTGGAGCAGGCGCTGCCCGGCTACACCGTCAAGTGGACCAAGTTCGACTCCGGCGCGAGCATCAACACGGCCTTCGTGGCCAAGAGCGTGGACATCGCGGCCATCGGGTCGAGCCCGGTCGCGCGCGGGCTGTCCGCGCCGCTCAACATCCCCTACCAGGTGGCGTTCGTGCTCGACGTGGCCGGTGACAACGAGGCGCTGGTCGCCCGCGACGGCACCGGCATCTCGTCCGTGGAGGGCCTGCGCGGCAGGAAGGTGGCGACGCCGTTCGCCTCGACGTCCCACTACAGCCTGCTCGCCGCGCTCGACAAGGCCGGGGTGCGGGAGTCCGAGGTGAACATCGTCGACCTGGAGCCGCAGGACATCCTGGCGTCCTGGACCCGCGGCGATATCGACGCCGCCTACGTCTGGCTGCCCACGCTCGACGAGATCAAGAAGACCGGCAAGACGATCATCAGCAGCCGGGAGCTGGCGACGGCGGGCAAGCCGACCCTCGACCTGGGCGTGGTGTCCACCGCGTTCGTCCAGGCGCACCCCGACGTGGTGGACGCCTGGCGCAAGGCCGAGGCCAGGGCGCTCGACCTGATCGCGGACGACCCCGACGCCGCGGCCCAGGCGGTGGGCGCGGAGCTCAACATCGGCAAGGACGCGGCCAAGGAGCAGCTCAGCCAGGGCGTCTTCCTCAGGCCGGCCGACCTGTCCTCGCCGGAGTGGCTCGGCACGCCGGACAAGGTCGGCGGCCTGGCGCAGAACCTGGTGAGCGCGGCGCAGTTCCTCAAGGACCAGCAGAAGATCGACGCGGTGCCCGACCTCGCCACGGTTGAACGGGCGATCTACACCAAGGGGCTTCCCGATGTCCTCGCGCCCTGA
- a CDS encoding CaiB/BaiF CoA transferase family protein has product MTGPLDGVRVIDAATLFAGPTAAMLLGDYGADVIKIEHPRRPDPSRGHGPGGLWWKMLGRNKRTMTLDLSTTEGQDLLVRLVEDADVLIENFRPGTLERWNLSWDRLSKANPDLVLARVTGFGQFGPYARRPGFGTLAEAMSGFAAMTGEPDGPPTLPPFGLADGICALATAFAVMTALRSGRGQVVDLSIIEPILTVLGAQPTIYDRLGVVPPRTGNRSVNNAPRNTYRCRDGSWVAVSTSAQSIAERVMRLVGRPDLVDEPWFATGAGRVAHVGELDAAVAAWVGERTREEVLRAFEEAEAAVAPIYDVRDVLADPQLTALDAVTTVEDPELGPLRMQNVMFRMSETPGHIRWTGRPHGADTDEILRGLGLTDAQIEALRAKGVV; this is encoded by the coding sequence GTGACCGGGCCGCTCGACGGCGTGCGCGTCATCGACGCCGCGACGCTGTTCGCCGGGCCGACCGCCGCGATGCTGCTCGGCGACTACGGCGCGGACGTCATCAAGATCGAGCACCCGCGCAGGCCGGACCCGTCGCGCGGGCACGGCCCCGGGGGGCTGTGGTGGAAGATGCTCGGCCGCAACAAGCGGACGATGACCCTCGACCTGTCCACCACTGAGGGGCAGGACCTGCTGGTCCGGCTCGTCGAGGACGCCGACGTGCTCATCGAGAACTTCCGCCCCGGCACGCTGGAGCGCTGGAACCTGTCCTGGGACCGGCTCAGCAAGGCCAACCCCGATCTGGTGCTCGCCAGGGTCACCGGCTTCGGCCAGTTCGGCCCGTACGCCAGACGGCCCGGCTTCGGCACCCTCGCCGAGGCGATGAGCGGGTTCGCCGCGATGACGGGGGAACCGGACGGGCCGCCCACGCTGCCGCCGTTCGGGCTCGCGGACGGCATCTGCGCGCTGGCCACCGCGTTCGCCGTGATGACTGCCCTGCGGTCGGGGCGCGGGCAGGTCGTCGACCTGTCGATCATCGAGCCGATCCTGACCGTGCTCGGCGCCCAGCCCACCATCTACGACCGGCTCGGCGTCGTGCCCCCGCGCACCGGCAACCGCTCGGTCAACAACGCTCCGCGCAACACCTACCGCTGCCGCGACGGCTCGTGGGTCGCGGTCTCGACCTCGGCGCAGAGCATCGCGGAACGCGTGATGCGCCTGGTCGGCCGGCCCGACCTGGTGGACGAGCCGTGGTTCGCCACCGGCGCGGGCCGGGTGGCGCACGTCGGCGAGCTCGACGCGGCCGTCGCGGCCTGGGTCGGCGAGCGGACCCGGGAGGAGGTGCTGCGGGCGTTCGAGGAGGCCGAGGCCGCCGTGGCGCCCATCTACGACGTGCGCGACGTGCTGGCCGACCCGCAGCTGACCGCGCTCGACGCGGTGACGACCGTGGAGGACCCCGAGCTGGGCCCGCTGCGGATGCAGAACGTGATGTTCCGGATGTCGGAGACACCGGGACACATCCGGTGGACCGGCCGCCCGCACGGCGCCGACACCGATGAGATCCTGCGCGGCCTCGGCCTGACCGATGCGCAGATCGAGGCACTGCGGGCCAAGGGAGTGGTGTGA
- a CDS encoding HpcH/HpaI aldolase/citrate lyase family protein — protein sequence MDAPGVPAAPLTWLYVPADRPDRIGKALGGEADMVIVDLEDAVAPENKDAARAGVAALLATPRPRVEIRVNDVRTPYGQADLHALGTLLRGSGGLRVPKVESADEVRRIADAVPGVPLRLIIESALGLERAFEIATASPAVAGIGLGEADLRADLGVTDEAGLAWARSRIVVAARAAGLPAPAQSVYANVRDLDGLAASCASGRAMGFRGRAAIHPVQLPVIAAAYHPTEEEIAAALEVVSAADQGAVALADGRFVDEAVVRQARRVLADAGGH from the coding sequence ATGGACGCTCCTGGTGTCCCGGCCGCGCCCCTGACATGGTTGTACGTGCCCGCCGACCGCCCCGACCGGATCGGCAAGGCCCTGGGCGGCGAGGCCGATATGGTGATCGTCGACCTGGAGGACGCGGTCGCCCCCGAGAACAAGGACGCCGCCCGCGCCGGGGTCGCCGCCCTGCTGGCCACGCCGCGGCCGCGCGTGGAGATCCGGGTCAACGACGTCCGCACACCGTACGGCCAGGCCGACCTGCACGCGCTCGGAACGCTGCTGCGCGGCAGCGGCGGCCTGCGCGTCCCCAAGGTGGAGTCGGCCGACGAGGTCCGCCGGATCGCCGACGCGGTGCCGGGCGTGCCGCTGCGGCTGATCATCGAGTCGGCCCTCGGGCTGGAGCGCGCCTTCGAGATCGCCACCGCTTCACCGGCCGTCGCCGGGATCGGCCTCGGCGAGGCCGATCTGCGCGCCGACCTCGGTGTGACCGACGAGGCGGGCCTGGCCTGGGCGCGGTCCCGCATCGTGGTCGCGGCCCGCGCGGCGGGGCTGCCGGCCCCGGCCCAGTCCGTTTATGCGAACGTCCGCGACCTCGACGGCCTGGCCGCGTCCTGCGCCTCGGGCCGGGCCATGGGATTTCGCGGCAGGGCGGCCATCCACCCCGTCCAGCTTCCGGTGATCGCGGCGGCCTACCACCCGACGGAGGAGGAGATCGCGGCCGCCCTGGAGGTCGTCTCCGCCGCCGACCAGGGCGCGGTGGCCCTCGCCGACGGCCGCTTCGTGGACGAGGCCGTCGTCCGGCAGGCCCGCCGCGTCCTCGCCGACGCCGGCGGGCACTGA
- a CDS encoding putative leader peptide gives MFTASWLVRRRHVDLCRLNGSACRS, from the coding sequence GTGTTTACGGCATCGTGGTTGGTCCGGCGTCGGCACGTCGACCTGTGCCGTCTGAACGGCTCGGCCTGTCGCTCCTGA
- a CDS encoding ABC transporter permease, whose translation MRVLSLLALLALWQLAAVAAGNPSFVPAPRAVWDQLVLLSTTHDGVRGYSGHLLVEHLAISLRRILIGSALGVVAGLALGVVLGTVPWIRLVAEPVVTFVRALPPLAYFSLLIIWFGIDETPKLWLLAIAALPPVAVATAAAVHGAPTGLVEAARALGASRRDVIKDVVLPAALPEIFTGVRLAVGVAYSSVVAAETVNGVPGIGGMVRDAQRYLQTDVVVLGLLAIGLSGLLIDGLLRVAENRLIPWRGRV comes from the coding sequence GTGCGGGTGCTGTCGCTGCTCGCACTGCTCGCGTTGTGGCAGCTGGCGGCGGTCGCGGCGGGCAATCCGTCGTTCGTCCCCGCGCCCCGGGCCGTGTGGGACCAGCTCGTCCTGCTGTCCACCACGCACGATGGCGTCCGCGGCTACAGCGGTCACCTGCTCGTCGAGCATCTGGCGATCAGCCTGCGCCGCATCCTCATCGGCTCGGCGCTCGGCGTGGTGGCCGGGCTCGCCCTCGGCGTCGTCCTGGGCACCGTGCCGTGGATCCGCCTCGTGGCCGAGCCGGTCGTGACGTTCGTACGGGCACTGCCTCCGCTGGCGTACTTCAGCCTGCTGATCATCTGGTTCGGCATCGACGAGACGCCCAAGCTGTGGCTGCTCGCCATCGCCGCGCTCCCGCCGGTCGCCGTGGCCACCGCCGCGGCCGTCCACGGCGCGCCGACCGGCCTGGTGGAGGCGGCCCGGGCGCTGGGCGCGTCACGACGGGACGTGATCAAGGACGTGGTGCTGCCGGCCGCGCTGCCGGAGATCTTCACCGGTGTCCGGCTGGCCGTCGGGGTCGCGTACTCCTCGGTCGTCGCGGCGGAGACCGTCAACGGCGTGCCGGGCATCGGGGGGATGGTCCGCGACGCCCAGCGCTACCTGCAGACCGACGTCGTGGTGCTCGGGCTGCTCGCGATCGGCCTGTCCGGGCTGCTGATCGACGGCCTGTTGCGCGTCGCGGAGAACCGGCTCATCCCCTGGCGCGGCCGCGTCTGA
- a CDS encoding class I SAM-dependent methyltransferase, with translation MPDPIFAHPRLAAVYDAFDGDRDDLDVYLAVAGELGAERVLDVGCGTGSLAVLLADSGRTVMGVDPAEASLRIARSKDRAGRITWIHGDATTVPAFDADLAVMTGNVAQVFLTDDDWTRTLRGVHGALRPRGYLVFETRRPGRRAWEDWAAGAGPVVLDLPETGPVEQRLDVTDVSLPLVSFRYTYTFLADGEVITSHSTLRFRDRDEVETSLAANGYRVLDVRDAPDRPGREFVFVAQRTT, from the coding sequence GTGCCTGACCCGATCTTCGCTCACCCACGTCTGGCCGCCGTTTACGACGCGTTCGACGGAGACCGCGACGATCTCGACGTCTATCTCGCCGTCGCCGGCGAGCTGGGCGCGGAGCGCGTGCTCGACGTCGGCTGCGGCACGGGATCCCTGGCGGTCCTGCTGGCGGACAGCGGACGCACGGTCATGGGCGTCGATCCCGCCGAGGCGTCGCTGCGGATCGCCAGGTCGAAGGACCGGGCCGGAAGGATCACCTGGATCCATGGCGACGCCACCACGGTCCCGGCGTTCGACGCCGACCTCGCGGTGATGACGGGCAACGTGGCGCAGGTCTTCCTCACCGACGACGACTGGACGCGGACGCTGCGGGGCGTCCACGGCGCGCTCCGCCCGCGGGGATATCTCGTGTTCGAGACCAGGCGGCCCGGACGCCGGGCATGGGAGGACTGGGCCGCCGGCGCCGGTCCGGTCGTCCTCGACCTTCCGGAGACCGGGCCCGTGGAGCAGCGCCTCGACGTCACCGACGTGAGCCTGCCGCTGGTGTCGTTCCGCTACACCTACACCTTCCTGGCCGACGGCGAGGTGATCACGTCGCACTCGACCCTCCGGTTCCGCGACCGGGACGAGGTGGAGACGAGCCTGGCCGCGAACGGCTACCGCGTGCTGGACGTGCGGGACGCCCCCGACCGCCCGGGCCGCGAGTTCGTGTTCGTGGCGCAGCGCACGACCTGA
- a CDS encoding ADP-ribosylglycohydrolase family protein, with the protein MIRLTWVQPEDLVGHELRQADEDGRGTLPEVAAVRERWHAAGGHDAPPRAGASAEPAPEALRALAGELLDTLAAIPSPLPEPSELGEIVASCPDWPASGTRTRPEPGRVLGAWWGRAAGCLLGKPVEKIPREGIRAIAEATGNWPIRGWFTAKGLPPEIAERWPWNRRSAATSLAENIDGVPEDDDLNYALLALTVLERHGRDFTTEDVAKTWLDALPAGRVFTAERAAYRNLLAGLEVPATAVHRNPFREWIGALIRADVYGWANPGDPATAAAQAWRDARLSHTANGIYGAMFAAAMCAQALVAAGMDEVIEAGLSVVPPGSRLAGAVRQAVADAAAEPDFERVVDRLYARHGDLHWVHTVNNAALLAAALVHGAVHGAGDFGATVGAAVAGGWDTDSAAATAGSIAGALAGGVPERWITRDRLASSLPGFDGVSIESLAARTLALCEGERR; encoded by the coding sequence ATGATCCGGCTGACGTGGGTGCAGCCGGAGGACCTCGTGGGCCACGAGCTGAGGCAGGCGGACGAGGACGGCCGGGGAACGCTCCCGGAGGTGGCGGCCGTGCGCGAGCGCTGGCACGCCGCCGGCGGGCACGACGCGCCGCCGAGGGCGGGGGCCTCCGCCGAGCCCGCCCCCGAGGCGCTGCGCGCCCTGGCCGGGGAGCTGCTCGACACGCTCGCGGCGATCCCCTCGCCGCTGCCCGAGCCCTCGGAGCTCGGAGAGATCGTCGCGAGCTGCCCGGACTGGCCCGCCTCCGGCACGCGGACGCGCCCCGAGCCCGGGCGGGTTCTGGGCGCCTGGTGGGGGAGGGCGGCCGGCTGCCTGCTGGGCAAGCCGGTGGAGAAGATCCCCCGCGAGGGGATCAGGGCCATCGCCGAGGCGACCGGCAACTGGCCGATCCGCGGCTGGTTCACCGCGAAGGGGCTGCCGCCGGAGATCGCGGAGCGGTGGCCGTGGAACCGCCGCAGCGCGGCCACCAGCCTCGCCGAGAACATCGACGGCGTGCCCGAGGACGACGACCTCAACTACGCGCTGCTCGCGCTCACCGTGCTGGAACGGCACGGACGGGACTTCACGACCGAGGACGTCGCGAAGACCTGGCTCGACGCGCTGCCCGCCGGGCGGGTCTTCACCGCCGAGCGGGCGGCCTACCGCAACCTGCTCGCGGGTCTCGAAGTCCCCGCGACCGCCGTCCACCGCAACCCGTTCCGCGAGTGGATCGGCGCGTTGATCAGGGCCGACGTGTACGGCTGGGCCAACCCGGGCGATCCGGCGACGGCCGCGGCGCAGGCGTGGCGGGACGCCCGGCTCAGCCACACGGCCAACGGGATCTACGGCGCGATGTTCGCCGCCGCCATGTGCGCGCAGGCGCTCGTGGCCGCCGGAATGGACGAGGTGATCGAGGCCGGGCTCTCGGTCGTGCCGCCCGGCTCGCGCCTGGCCGGGGCCGTACGGCAGGCCGTCGCGGACGCCGCGGCCGAGCCGGACTTCGAGCGGGTCGTCGACCGGCTCTACGCGCGGCACGGCGACCTCCACTGGGTCCACACTGTTAACAACGCGGCGCTGCTGGCGGCGGCGCTCGTTCATGGCGCAGTGCACGGTGCGGGCGACTTCGGCGCGACCGTCGGCGCGGCCGTGGCCGGAGGCTGGGACACCGACTCGGCCGCCGCCACCGCCGGATCGATCGCCGGGGCGCTGGCGGGCGGCGTCCCCGAGCGGTGGATCACCAGGGACCGGCTGGCCAGCAGCCTGCCCGGCTTCGACGGCGTCTCGATCGAGTCGCTCGCCGCCCGCACGCTCGCGCTCTGTGAGGGGGAACGACGATGA
- a CDS encoding ABC transporter ATP-binding protein encodes MSSRPEAAAAPAGTGEEAAAVHLHEVEHVYGGPGGPVAALGPISLTIPPGAFLVLVGASGCGKSTLLRLVAGFERPTSGTVRTGGAEPVPGAGAGIVFQQPRLFPWKTVGGNVELALRYAGVPRAERARRVPELLERVGLHDVADRRIWQISGGQQQRVAIARALAGDDPLLLLDEPFAALDALTRERLQEDLRRVSAQTGRTSVFVTHSVEEAVFLGSRVVVLTRRPGRIALDLDVTLPRTGVEPDELRALPEYAALRAEVGHAVRAAAA; translated from the coding sequence ATGTCCTCGCGCCCTGAGGCGGCCGCCGCCCCGGCCGGGACGGGCGAGGAGGCCGCCGCCGTCCACCTGCACGAGGTCGAACACGTCTACGGCGGCCCGGGAGGTCCGGTCGCCGCCCTGGGGCCGATCTCCCTGACCATCCCTCCCGGCGCCTTCCTCGTGCTCGTCGGGGCGTCCGGATGCGGCAAGAGCACGCTGCTGCGCCTCGTCGCGGGCTTCGAGCGGCCGACCTCCGGCACCGTACGGACCGGTGGCGCCGAGCCGGTCCCGGGCGCAGGCGCCGGGATCGTCTTCCAGCAGCCCCGCCTGTTTCCGTGGAAGACCGTGGGCGGCAACGTCGAGCTGGCCCTGCGCTACGCCGGAGTGCCCCGTGCGGAACGTGCCCGCCGGGTGCCCGAACTGCTGGAACGGGTCGGCCTGCACGACGTGGCCGACCGGAGGATCTGGCAGATCTCCGGGGGGCAGCAGCAGCGCGTGGCGATCGCCAGGGCGCTCGCGGGCGACGACCCGCTGCTGCTGCTCGACGAGCCGTTCGCCGCCCTGGACGCGCTCACCCGCGAGCGCCTGCAGGAGGACCTGCGCCGGGTGAGCGCGCAGACCGGCCGGACGTCGGTGTTCGTCACCCACAGCGTCGAGGAGGCCGTTTTCCTCGGCAGCCGCGTCGTCGTGCTCACCCGCCGGCCGGGCCGGATCGCGCTGGACCTTGACGTCACCCTTCCGCGCACCGGGGTGGAACCGGACGAACTACGCGCC